The following is a genomic window from Platichthys flesus chromosome 13, fPlaFle2.1, whole genome shotgun sequence.
AAGCCCTTTTTTACTTTGTAGTCATGTATATCTTTCACTGTGCAGGCtaaaatgtttcactgtgtcTACCTGTGTTTGGGGTTTATTAAATATAAGCAGAGAGGGGATATTCTGTGACATCAAAACAAATTATGATACAAATTTACACAAGTGTGATGTGGACACCTGACTCTTCCACTACACAGTCATCGATAATTGTAATTCAGTTTACAGTGTCTGTAGTTTCCAATcgtaagaaaacacacaacctcacaacGTACATATCTTCGTATATACCACTATTTTATACAGAAAGCATCTGGGACTTTACTGCACGTGTCTCAAAACGATTGTAGATGGGATCTTTCAAGTTTAGCTGTCAGAAAATGGGGAATTTTAATCCAAGCAGCGACATTTTAGTTTATGAGTTTCCCTGATTATTGGTGTTGGAATGTTAATCCAAGTGGCGTGTAATAGAGTAGAACCGAATAGAACGTATACACAGAAGGAAAGCGTTAAAACACAGAACTGTAACCACCTTCTACCAAACTAACCTATTAGCATCGTAGCTAGCTACCTAATGCTAACGGAAGTGGCAAATCATCGTGTCACTGTCAGACACAGCCGACGAGTTATAAAACTAACCGGAAAACATTGTGAGAGCTACAGACAAACTCACGTACCCATGTGGTGGGTGTCTAACTGAACCGTGGGCATTTCTTTCAGAGCAATATGCCCCGAGCCGCCATCTCCGCAGCAGCCAAGACAACACGTAAACATCGCTGCCATTCTTGCACTTCTACCTCCGCTGCACATCCGGTCGCATCATGGAGCCAAAGAGTGTCCGGTGTTAACGCCAAACGTCACGGCGACACGCAACAGCGACACGCCGCGGCAGAGGGCGGCGCTGCATAAGCCCAAGCCACACAACTCTATCCAATCACAGCGGTTAAGATAGGCAGTTGCTCCTGATGGCATGGAAACAAGGGAAGGAAATCAAGGTCAAAAATGTCCCACACGTGACTAAGTAACTATTGGATATCGAAGTTACATAACCGCCAGTGAACAGAAAGTGAGTTTTGTTGGTGGGCAAGTGTCACGCGTGTAGTGATGGAGTGATGAGTGATGGAGTGATGATTCAGAGTCACATCGTGAGGAAGATGAGCCTCAAAGTTGCCTTGAAGTGACTGAAACATCAAAAGTGATGTTTTTGCAACATTGGCCTCATTATCTGTTCACTGATGTTGACCAAATAATCGGACCCTCGTGTTTTCAGTGTAAATTAGCCTAAGCGTTTTGTGTATCAGCCGATGCAGCCAGGTGATCATGTTGGTGGTGTGCATGTtcacattttgacatgtttCCACACGGTTGACTGAAGTGGGGCAGTATAAAAAGCCCGTGTTGCCACGACGGGACCGAAACCTAGTTGACAGTTTTTCACGCCGTAATGTTTTGCATAGCAACAGCCCCTCCCCCATCCGCCTGCCAGGGAGCCTCTGCATGTGACCCAGCTGCTTCAAAAGCGTAAACACCCCCGATCACCAGAGGCAAGCTGTCAAATAAATCACCACGCAAGCAGCCCTCGTGTTGATGCCGGTAAATATCCCCCAGGCGCGCACGTGTGCCCAAAACACAGACGAATCGGTGCATCTTACAAATGACCAATCGTCGCTGAAACAGTTAACACCAGACCCGGAAGGGGCGAAGTCTGCACAGCAACAAGCGCCATGATTGCGTTGCACTGTGCGTCTCAGCAGCTGGTGAGTGATTCTGTTGGTCCAGTGGTTGCATGTTACTATGCGCTTGCAAAATCTGTCACAGCCCTCCTTCACTACCTTGCCAACAGGAGCGACGCTAACGCGGTCCCCGCTCGTCGCTAATTTGTCGCATTGGATTGGTTCCGGCGGCTGTGATTTAGGattcagctcagctcagcaaccgtcctgctgctcctccaataccgggggggggggagagatcgTTTGCTGTTTTAGTTAACGTCAGTAAAgttatttttgatttatattcaGTGCTTTTAAGTTTCGCGCAGCGGCTGCTTACAGTAGACATCAGAGCAGGATGTTAGTCAACATGAGATCGGCAGATGGAGTCTCTGGCAGAGCCCGTGCCAACGATTCGCGCTCCTACAGCGATGCGAGTCGGTTTCACTCGGAGGATGGGAATACTCCTGCAGACGCAGCTGGATCCTGACTGCACAAATCTGTATCCTTTGCGGTGCTTCAGCATTTTTCGATTTTAGTTTATTGCCTCTGCTGTCGTATGTGACAGCCTCTCTCTGAGCGAGGGTGCGTATTGGGTAGCCTACTTTTGAATTACGCGTTGATTTCTTGCGTTATTATGTAAACAATGCACCATTTTGACGCATGCACGATGTGTTTACAGGACAACATGGAGCAGCTAGAGGAGGAACTTACGTGCCCGATCTGCTGCGGTCTTTTCGAGGACCCGCGGGTCTTATTGTGCTCACACAGCTTTTGCAAGAAATGCATGGATGGACTCTTGGAGGGGAGCCGAGGTCCATCATACAGAACCCCTTTCAAATGCCCCACATGCCGCAAGGAGACCCCTCATAACGGCGCAAACAGCCTCCAGATCAACTACTCTCTGCGAGGAATTGTGGAGAAGTACAGCAAAATCAAGGTTCTGCCTAAAATGTCTTCTTGCACCCAACACTGCGGTCAGCCTCTTAATATATTTTGCGCCACGGACCTAAAACTCATATGTGGGTTTTGCGCAACAACAGATGAGCACAGGGGGCATCAATTCTGCTCATTGGAGGAGGCATACGGTCGGGAGAAGGCGGCGTTTGAAGAGCTGCTTCACGGGGTGGAGAGCTGGCAGAGCGCCGACATCCTGTCCTGCCTGGAGACACTACAAACCAGTAAGAAAAAGGCGCTGCAGTCGGTGACCAAGGACGCGGAGAAGGTAACAGAATATTTCGATAAACTCATCAGTGGCCTCGAGTGCAAAAAGAGCGAGATCCTCTCCGACTTCGAGACACTGAAGCTGGTGGTGATGCAGGCGTACGACCCGGAGATCACCAAGCTGAGCGCGgcgctggaggagcagagacgcGCGCTCAGCATCGCGGAGTCCTTCAGGAGCGCCTCCGACCCCCTGTGCTTCCTGGAGCAGATGCAGGAGTTTCGGGAGAAGTTCAGGGTCCTGAAGGAGACCTCCCTGCCCCCGAAGACGGAGATGAACGTCGGTCCTCTCGTGCGCAATTTTGACGTGAAAAAGTGGGATTCGCTGAGGCTCAGAGAAGTGGACAAGATCTCAGTCCCCCACGAGAATGGCTCGTACAGAGTGGGGGGCTCACGGATGGCAGCGCGCAGACGGATCACCTTATTAATGAGTTTGCTGCTGccggtcctgctgctgctgctgcagccgcacATCCTCGCAGCCCACATCAGCCCACAGATCCAACCAATGCTCACTACACTGTCCTCGCACTTTAGCCACAGCAGCGAGTACCTGTGGGGAATGACTGACATGTGCACGAGTCTGATGGGTGCGGGCCAGGAGTGCATCGTCAACCTACTTGACTCTACTGTCAGTTTTATTGGCAGTTGTAAGTTGTTTTAATTCATTACGAGCCTGTGGCATCTCACGCACTCACAGCGACCGCTTGTTAACAAGTGACGCGTGAGATGCACAGAATTAGAGTCAGATAtgcacttttttatttcactgttcaCCATTTCTTGTGCTTTATTCCCCTTAAGATCCAACCTCCCTGAATCAATCACCAGATGGTGTTACATAGGATTCAGACGCACAGTCACCAATTCATTCCTTCTTTTCCACAAATGTACAATCTATTCATTTTCTAAGCGTTGACAACTTTATACTTCACTAAGATCttgacaaataaaacttgagAACTTtaacacacctcctcctctccccctctttgttttcattttgcgTGTGACACGCAAAAACAGACATTTAGGGTCAAAGGTGGACCAGTGAATGACAAgtatgtgtaaatatacagtGTGATCCATGGCTTCTTCCCCGCACAGAGCGCGTCCGCACCACAGTCGTGCTGCAGCCTCTTCAAGGTTACACACGTTGCATAACAGGGCCTGTGTGACATATTCAGCAGGCACCGTACAAGAGCTAAGAAATCCTATTTTAAAGAAACACTCAAAGGTGTGTTTCTGCACAGGGAAGACTGTGATTTTCGTGCGTAATGGACAGCCACTTTATTCCCACACAACGTTGATTTGTGGGAGTTCATGCAGCTCAATTATTGTATAACAGTTTATGAAGTCAAACATCTGCAGGCTGTTAGAGTAAAATATGGTGTAGGCCTGTTTTCTGCTGTGCGTCTGAAATGGAACAAAACTTACTTGTcatcttaaaaacaaatcaaatgcatgttatatttgtctttttacatTTGGTTTAGCTCAGTGAGGTCTTCAGATTATCGCCAACAGTGATATTTACTTATTTAGGTCAGGACCAAACAATACAATTGAGCATTAATTTATTAGTTCATTCCAATGAGCAACCACgaaatttggaaaaataaacatatatgaAATCCCCAAATCAGACCACAGAGTAAATCCGTGATATCAGCACTGACCATAATACAGGATGTACGTCATGACACGCTCgtgcatatatatatagccTCCTGTTGCCAGGCAAATacaggatgaaaataaaagtacataactacattaatattttaattgtgGAGGCACGCGATTTAAATATAGCCTGACAAATGTGAACTCGGTCgaaattaaacacaaaaaacatgaataggAGTGAATCGATATGTTTTCCAGATAATTGCCATGAACCCAGGACGCACGGTCAGACCTTTAAATCAGatgtgtctgtggtgatgttaaataaaataacttcaAATCTGCACAATGAAAGTGACTATAGCCGAATATTAAGCTTATAGACTATTTTAAGACTAATATACTATTATAGACTATTCGGTGTGTCCCGTGTCTGATCCCTGATAAGGTCCCGCTCACTTGAACACAGGGTTTTCTGATGGcgatttaaattcaaaatcttttatatattcatgctcttgaagttttttttttaattgtatttcctattatcataatattacattttgtaacaattacatttttaagttaAGTGGAAATTGTGGTTTAATAACAGCGTGAACAGGTCCTGGCGGTGGCTGGTGCTCTTGAATGTATAATTCTACAAACTGGTAAATAAACTCACAATGCTTAAAGATTAACAAAAGTTGTATGTGTAATTTCGGGCCAAACATCGCCATCAAATCTGTTTCCATAGTGTGATGTTCTGTGTGCGGAGACAACGGTCATTTTTTTCTGAATACACGAAGCAATTCAaaatatttcagatttaaatCACAGCACTTTGGCAAAAATACAAgaatttaatattattgaagtatTAAAGTTTTAACGTTAttataagacacacacacaccatacacacactccgttgcttcatttttttctaaGTCCAATTTGTAAACCTAATGTTAAGTAAAAAtggtatatattatatttagaCTAATCCTCGCttaatatataaaattaaaaccccgaatgtgtttatatatattttttttacatttgtaaaacGGCTACCATCCCAATTTCGTATTCCGGGTAATTTATAATTACAGCTGCACAGAAAATGTGGATATTTGGAATTATCGATTAAACAGGCCAACGAGGCCAAATGGAGGAAAACTGATACCAATTAATATAACGGTTGTCAGAAAACCATGAAAAAGTTAATCTCTAAAGTCATGTTGTGTCTAAAGTATGTCATGTCtaatataaaaccaaagacgggtcagtttcctctctttttatttgacCGTGTTCACCTGGAGCTCACAATCAAAAAGTCTGGTAAAACCGGAGAACAGCGGTTATTTCACATTATCCCAAATGCCCGTAAGCCAGTGGGACAACATGAATTTGGTTATTTATTTGATACATGTGGTTTGGGGCGATCGTCGCC
Proteins encoded in this region:
- the trim13 gene encoding tripartite motif-containing 13 isoform X2 encodes the protein MIALHCASQQLDNMEQLEEELTCPICCGLFEDPRVLLCSHSFCKKCMDGLLEGSRGPSYRTPFKCPTCRKETPHNGANSLQINYSLRGIVEKYSKIKVLPKMSSCTQHCGQPLNIFCATDLKLICGFCATTDEHRGHQFCSLEEAYGREKAAFEELLHGVESWQSADILSCLETLQTSKKKALQSVTKDAEKVTEYFDKLISGLECKKSEILSDFETLKLVVMQAYDPEITKLSAALEEQRRALSIAESFRSASDPLCFLEQMQEFREKFRVLKETSLPPKTEMNVGPLVRNFDVKKWDSLRLREVDKISVPHENGSYRVGGSRMAARRRITLLMSLLLPVLLLLLQPHILAAHISPQIQPMLTTLSSHFSHSSEYLWGMTDMCTSLMGAGQECIVNLLDSTVSFIGSYPTSLNQSPDGVT
- the trim13 gene encoding tripartite motif-containing 13 isoform X1, which translates into the protein MHHFDACTMCLQDNMEQLEEELTCPICCGLFEDPRVLLCSHSFCKKCMDGLLEGSRGPSYRTPFKCPTCRKETPHNGANSLQINYSLRGIVEKYSKIKVLPKMSSCTQHCGQPLNIFCATDLKLICGFCATTDEHRGHQFCSLEEAYGREKAAFEELLHGVESWQSADILSCLETLQTSKKKALQSVTKDAEKVTEYFDKLISGLECKKSEILSDFETLKLVVMQAYDPEITKLSAALEEQRRALSIAESFRSASDPLCFLEQMQEFREKFRVLKETSLPPKTEMNVGPLVRNFDVKKWDSLRLREVDKISVPHENGSYRVGGSRMAARRRITLLMSLLLPVLLLLLQPHILAAHISPQIQPMLTTLSSHFSHSSEYLWGMTDMCTSLMGAGQECIVNLLDSTVSFIGSYPTSLNQSPDGVT
- the trim13 gene encoding tripartite motif-containing 13 isoform X3 — its product is MEQLEEELTCPICCGLFEDPRVLLCSHSFCKKCMDGLLEGSRGPSYRTPFKCPTCRKETPHNGANSLQINYSLRGIVEKYSKIKVLPKMSSCTQHCGQPLNIFCATDLKLICGFCATTDEHRGHQFCSLEEAYGREKAAFEELLHGVESWQSADILSCLETLQTSKKKALQSVTKDAEKVTEYFDKLISGLECKKSEILSDFETLKLVVMQAYDPEITKLSAALEEQRRALSIAESFRSASDPLCFLEQMQEFREKFRVLKETSLPPKTEMNVGPLVRNFDVKKWDSLRLREVDKISVPHENGSYRVGGSRMAARRRITLLMSLLLPVLLLLLQPHILAAHISPQIQPMLTTLSSHFSHSSEYLWGMTDMCTSLMGAGQECIVNLLDSTVSFIGSYPTSLNQSPDGVT